ATTCAATAAATGATCAGTATTTTAGTTTCGAACAGTTGCTTACCATTACTTTTTCAGCCAAAGAAACATTATTTAAAGCGCTACATAAATATGTTGGTCAGTTTTTCGGCTTTGAAGCTGCTGAGGTCGTTGAATTTTGTGCTAACTCAAAAACCATCTCATTCGTGTTAACCGAGCACTTATCTGACGAGCTACAGCAAGGCATGCGATTTGACTGCCATTTTCAGGTTGAATCAGATCACATCATTACTTTATTAAGCGGGCAGCTTGCGCAGCAACATTAATCAAGCCCGACTCACACAACCCCAACTATTTTATTTGCAGAAAAAATAACTTCAAGGAAGACCATGGAACCGACACTGATTAACCAAATGATTGCGACACTGAATACAAGTAATGAGTCACTGCTAAACGCCGATCAACATACCTATACTGCGCTGTTTATTAGTTGTGTTAATCCTGATGTAACCAATGCACGTTTTTTTCCAGCTACTATTATTGAAGATCATCACGCTGAGCAGTTTGCACAACATAAATTAAGTCGTCAGCAGCTTATTAATATTTACCAAGCAGAGCAGACCATTTTAATTGGCAAGTCTTGCATGATAAATCTGTTAGACAGTCAGTCCATTGAACGTAAAAAGGCACAAAAGAGTATTGATTCTATTTTAGAATTGTCAGAAAACATTAAGGTATCGGAGCTTATTCAAGCACCAACGGTATACCCAATCTCAGAGAGCCGCTATCAAATACTCACCGGTCATCGCCGATTTTTTGCCATGATTTATGCCTTCGGCGTTAATGTCGCGGCACAATTTAAAGTATATGAGCAACCACCACTACTTAAAAAAACCAAACAATTTCAAGAAAACTCCAGTCGTGAAGACTTGCCACAATACGGTAAGTTAGCCGCTTTTTTGTCGGCAAAAGATGAAATTGAAACACTCTCGTTAGCAAATAAACAAATTGGTTTAAAAGCAATCACCGTATCAGAAATGGCGAGTATGCTGGGCATTTCAATGGGAGCATATGATAACTACAACGTACTAACTCGCTACCCAAGTGTGCTTCAAGCATATGAAAATGGAATGGCTCACCCTTTCATTAAAATAAAGAAGCAAGTTTTAAGCATCGAACAAGAATATAAAACTGCACATAATAAAAAAGTCCTTAATGCTACAGATAAAAAAACAATAAACTTGATGATTAAAGATATACTTTCTGGTGTAAATATAACCACAAAAACACCACAAGCCGTTCATCATGGTAATTTTGGTTTTGATCACATCATTACTGGACAAACAGTAAAAAAGCTATTAACAATCAATGTGCTAAATGAAATAAAAAACATAAATTGGAAATCGATAAATTGGGATGATAACCATCAAGTAACGGAAGCTGTAAAGAAAGTAATTACACACTTACAAAAATAACTTCTATTTTTATAAGCGCTTTTTTATAAGAAACATTGCGTTAACCTTTATCATATGAAATAAGTGTTTTTACTGCTTGAAAAGGGCTTACCAAGAGCCTATAATCCTGCGCCTTTTGCACTTCTTACTTCAATAAAAAATAATTAAATCGGAGCAGTAATGAGATTAAGTTGTATTCTTTTATTGAGCTTTCTAGTATTAACAGGTTGTAATGTAACTCCTCATAAGGTGCCGTACACGCCGACAGA
This is a stretch of genomic DNA from Flocculibacter collagenilyticus. It encodes these proteins:
- a CDS encoding ParB N-terminal domain-containing protein; translated protein: MEPTLINQMIATLNTSNESLLNADQHTYTALFISCVNPDVTNARFFPATIIEDHHAEQFAQHKLSRQQLINIYQAEQTILIGKSCMINLLDSQSIERKKAQKSIDSILELSENIKVSELIQAPTVYPISESRYQILTGHRRFFAMIYAFGVNVAAQFKVYEQPPLLKKTKQFQENSSREDLPQYGKLAAFLSAKDEIETLSLANKQIGLKAITVSEMASMLGISMGAYDNYNVLTRYPSVLQAYENGMAHPFIKIKKQVLSIEQEYKTAHNKKVLNATDKKTINLMIKDILSGVNITTKTPQAVHHGNFGFDHIITGQTVKKLLTINVLNEIKNINWKSINWDDNHQVTEAVKKVITHLQK